A single window of Taeniopygia guttata chromosome 1, bTaeGut7.mat, whole genome shotgun sequence DNA harbors:
- the VTCN1 gene encoding LOW QUALITY PROTEIN: V-set domain-containing T-cell activation inhibitor 1 (The sequence of the model RefSeq protein was modified relative to this genomic sequence to represent the inferred CDS: inserted 2 bases in 1 codon), producing MASQGQVIFWSMTTVVVMLAAVIILIIGFGVSASLELRDVQLSDAGTYQCSVTTARGSGAAVLQYRTGAFSIPVVQVENSSHGXTLQCKAPRWFPRPAMRWAAYGDTGEHLPHAANTSYELNPENITVKVVSLQHNITANATYTRVVENNIAKAMVHITSHNSFATDFSTTKVTNLQLVNLNAELMSSSFPACHWMLLLPLYLLSR from the exons CATGACTACAGTCGTTGTCATGCTGGCTGCAGTGATCATCCTGATCATTGGTTTTGGTGTCTCAG CTTCCCTGGAGCTGAGGGATGTGCAGCTCTCTGATGCTGGCACCTACCAGTGCTCTGTCACCACAGCCAGAGGGAgtggagcagcagtgctgcagtaCAGGACAGGAG CCTTCAGCATCCCCGTGGTGCAGGTGGAGAACAGCAGCCATGG GACGCTGCAGTGCAAAGCCCCACGCTGGTTCCCTCGCCCTGCCATGCGCTGGGCAGCCTACGGTGACACTGGGGAGCACCTGCCCCATGCTGCCAACACCAGCTACGAGCTGAACCCTGAAAACATCACTGTGAAGGTGGTTTCCCTCCAGCACAACATCACTGCCAATGCCACCTACACCCGCGTGGTTGAAAACAACATTGCCAAGGCTATGGTCCATATCA CCTCTCACAATTCTTTTGCTACAGATTTCAGCACTACAAAGGTGACCAACTTGCAGCTGGTGAACCTGAATGCAGAGTTAATGTCATCCTCCTTTCCAGCCTGTCACTGGATGCTTCTGCTTCCCTTGTACCTGCTGTCAAGATAA